A region of the Lycium barbarum isolate Lr01 chromosome 1, ASM1917538v2, whole genome shotgun sequence genome:
TGTAGGATTTTCTAAATCTACAACATCATCATCCAATTTTTGCACAACCTCAGAAAAATCACGAGGTTGCGTCTTTCTCGCTACACGCCAACCCTTATTGGAATTATCACTAGCATAAAATACTTGAGATCCTTGGTCCGCTAATATAAAAGGCTCATTTGTTTTTAATAATCGCCCCCAATTAACACTTACGATGCCATATTCATCTGTTTTAATTCCTTTCGTGTTATCACATGCATCAAACCAATTACATTCAAACAAAATCACTCTCCTTCCCGTGAATTGCAATTCAAGAACATCGGTTAAAACTCCATAGTAATCAATATTCTCCCTATGTTCATCAGTCTCACCGACAACAACCACACCATAATTTTGAGTCCTTAAATGTTTATCATAATCTTCTACATGAAATCTATATCCATTAACAATGTAGCCATTATAACGTAACACATATGGGGTAGGACCACGTGAAAGTGCGAGGAGATCTTCCATGATCCGACTATTATCTCCTTTATGCAATTATGCAACCTATCAACAAAATAAAATTGATTACTTTAGAATGAGTAATATAATATTAGATTTCCAAATTTGATGTGTATATAGTACTCACCCTATCTTTAAACCATTCAATAAACTGTCTATTCCATTCTGCATCGGACAAGTGTTGAGTAGCATCTACATGAATTTGTGCAAACTCTCTACAAATTTCAGTTGAACCATAAATTTCACACAAAAGAAAAACAATCCtaaggaaaaaagaaaatgaaatatgatatgaaggaaataattttcttaCGGAAAATGAAATATGATAtgaaggaaataattttcttaCTCTAGAAATGGTAGAACTTCATCACAATTCTtcagtatgtatatatgtgcttGCTCCAATTCATCTGCTTCAATATCACGCTGTTTTGGAGCTCCTAAAGTTTTTCCAGATTTACAAAATAGAGATAGACCTCCATCGGACTTTGGTAAACCACCATCATAATTTCGTTCTGGCCGATTAAACTTTGTGTCAATTCTATGCAGATACCTCGAACATACGGTCATACATTCATTTGCAAGGTAACCTTCTGCAATAGAACCTTCTGGACACGCCCTATTACCAATGAgagatttcaaaaaatataaccaTCGCTCTATAGGATACATCCACCGATACTGAACCGGTCCAGCAAGCTTAGCTTCATTAGCTAAGTGAACAGGCAAGTGCACCATGACATCAAAAAATGAAGGAGGGAAGACCTTTTCTAACTTGCAAAGAGTTATAGGAATTTGAGCTTCAATCTGTTCCAAGTCATCAGTTCTTAATACCTTTGCTCCAAGCACATTAAAAAATAAGCACAACTCAACAAGGGGTTCACAAACTGTTTTGGACAACATACCACGTAGCGCAAGATGGAGTAAATGTTGTAAAAGAACATGGCAATCATGACTCTTTAAGCCAGAAATCTTGTGATCTTTCAAGTTAACACACTGAGAAATATTAGATGAAAATCCATCTGGGACCTTTAAATTCTTTAAAAATAGACATAAGTTGTGCTTTTCTTGAGGAGATAATGTGTAACAAGCTGTTGGAATTTcatatttttctccttttttgataGGGTGCAATTCCGACCTAATGTTCATTTCTTGCAAATCTAGCCGAGTATTAATGGTGTCCTTGGTCTTTCCTTTGGCATTCATGATCGTCCCCAAAATATTATCACATATATTTTTCTCGATATGCATAACATCCAAATTATGCCGCAACAAGAGAGATTTCCAATATGGAAGTTCAAAAAAGATACTCTTCTTATTCCAATTATCCTTTCGGCCATCATGTGATATCTTGATCCTTTTCTTTGGATCCTTTGTTAACTGAAACCCTTCAAGATCCTGTACATGATTAAGTATCTCAACACCAGAACCCATTTTTGGTGGAAGCCTTTTCTCTTTTGTACCATCAAATGACGCCCTATCATTCCTCCATTTGTGATTAAGAGGAAGGTAACACCGATGACCCATAAAACACTGTTTCTTACTATTAGCCAATCTGATTGAGTAAGTATCTTTGTTGCAACACGGGCATGCCAATATCCCTTTTGTACTCCATCCGGATAAATTTCCATATGCTGGAAAGTCATTGATGGTCCATAACAAAGAAGCACGTAACTTGAAATTCTGTCTAGTTGATGCATCAAAAGTCTCTATACCAAATTCCCATAACTCCTTCAGTTCTTCTATCAAGGGCTGCAGATATATGTCAATTGCATCTCCTGGACTATCTGGACCAGGTATAAGCATTGACATAATGAAATTTTCTAGTTTCATACACAACCAAGGTGGTAAATTATAAGGAATAAGTACCACTGGCCAAATGCTATATGAGGTTTTTGAATTCCGAAATGGCTGAAATCCATCACTAGCAAGTCCAAGTCGAACATTACGAGGCTCGGCCGCAAATGAGGGATGAAGCTCATCAAATGATTTCCATGCCATTGAATCAGCCGGGTGCCTCATTATTCCATCATCAACTCTTTCATCATGATGCCATGTCATTAGAGAAGATGTCTTTGTAGACATAAACAACCTTTGAAGCCTGGGCTTTAACGGAAAATAGCGTAAAGTCTTTGATGCTATCTTTTTACCTTTTCTATTCTTTGTTTCCCCGCTATGTTTTTCTATTTTCCATCTGGACGCACCACAAACTTTACAAGAATCAAGTAAGTTATCCTCCTTCCAGTATAACATGCAATCATTTACGCAAGCATCAATCTTGTGGTAGGAAAGCCCAAGGTCCCGAATTACCTTTTTTGCCTCATAATATGAATTTGGTAAATTTGCTCCATCTGGCAACAACTCCTCTTTTAACATTTTCAATAACATTGTAAATGACTCATTGCTCCAACGACCCATACTTTTTATGTGAAGCAATTTAATCAAAGTTGAAAGCTTTGAGATTTTTGAACTTTGGTATAGTGGCTTCTCGAAACCTCTCAATAGACTATAAAATTGTTTTGCTTCAACATTCGGTTCCTCTTCAGGTAAATCATCACAGCCACTGTTTGCAATGCGTTCATCATGATTAGGATATAAATCTCTAAAAATTTCTTGTATTTCGTCCTCACTCTCACATTCTTCTACTTCATTATCATCTTCGCATTCCGACAGCGGCTCACCTAAAACTTCCCCATGGTGATACCAAAAAGTATAATTTTGAATTATTCCATATACGTTCAGATGTGTCTCAACAGTCTCGCGCGTTCCTAATGTTGTGTTACAACACTTGACACATGGACATCGTATTTCATACAATTCTCCTGTTCTTCGAAAAGCATAATCCAAAAACTTTTGTACCCCGATTAAGTAGGCTTCATTAAGTCGATTATCAACAAGTTGCATCCATTGCTTACTTGGTGCCATAACCTAGAATAGTAAATAAAAATTAGATCAAAATACAACAGAATAACAACATTCTTAAGATGCACATAACT
Encoded here:
- the LOC132641566 gene encoding uncharacterized protein LOC132641566, with the protein product MGHRCYLPLNHKWRNDRASFDGTKEKRLPPKMGSGVEILNHVQDLEGFQLTKDPKKRIKISHDGRKDNWNKKSIFFELPYWKSLLLRHNLDVMHIEKNICDNILGTIMNAKGKTKDTINTRLDLQEMNIRSELHPIKKGEKYEIPTACYTLSPQEKHNLCLFLKNLKVPDGFSSNISQCVNLKDHKISGLKSHDCHVLLQHLLHLALRGMLSKTVCEPLVELCLFFNVLGAKVLRTDDLEQIEAQIPITLCKLEKVFPPSFFDVMVHLPVHLANEAKLAGPVQYRWMYPIERWLYFLKSLIGNRACPEGSIAEGYLANECMTVCSRYLHRIDTKFNRPERNYDGGLPKSDGGLSLFCKSGKTLGAPKQRDIEADELEQAHIYILKNCDEVLPFLEEFAQIHVDATQHLSDAEWNRQFIEWFKDRVA